In the genome of Streptomyces fagopyri, the window CGTGCGCGCGGGCCTCTCCCCGGCCGGCGGCGGCCCGGACCGCGTGGAGCCCCCGGGCCCCGTGGAGGAGGTCGCCTCCGTGGTTTGTGCGGCGGCCTTCGTGCGGGTGTCCCCCGGCACGAACAGCACCAGCACCAGTACTCCCACCACCGCCACGCAGAAGCTCACCGTGAACACCGCGTCGTAGCCGTCCACCGTCGCCCGCAGGATCAGGAAGGCGACCAGTGGGCCGAGCAGCGCGCCCGCCGTGTCCATGGCCCGGTGCACGCCGAAGGCGCGCCCACGCGTCGCGGGGGTGCTCGACAGGGAGATCAGCGCGTCGCGCGGGGCGGTGCGCAGGCCCTTGCCGGTGCGGTCGGCGGCCAAGACGAGGCCGATCGGGGTGAGCGAGTGCGCCAGCAGGAGCAGGGGTTTGCAGGCCGCCGAGAGCCCGTAGCCGAAGCCCGCGACCCACTTGTGGCGGCCGCCGCCGCGGTCGGCGAGGTGGCCCCCGAGCAGTCTGACGAGCGCCGAGAAGCCGTTGTAGACGCCGTCCAGGAGGCCGAAACCGAGCGGGGACAGGCCGAGGCCCGCCACCAGGTACAGCGGGAGCACCGCGGTGACCATCTCGGACGAGACATCGGTGATCAGACTGACCGTGCCGAGCGCCAGCACCGTGGGCGCGACCGCGGCGCGGCGCCGCCCGGCACGGGGCCGGACGGCGCCTTCCGCGGACGCCGCACGCGTACCGGCGCGGCTGTCCGCCACGTACATCTCAGGAGGTCCAGATGCCGGTGATGTCCTTGCCGGAGGCGGCGTTGCCGGCGTGCGGCAGGCCGTGCATGTCCTCCAGGGTGCGCAGCAGGTCGTAGTGGTTGTAGGTGGTGGTGGACGAGGAACCGGCCGTCACCTGCTGGCCGTAGAGCACCGTGGGGATCTTGTTCCCGCTGAGCCGGTTGTCCTCGTCGAAGGTGACGACGAGCAGGCTGTTGTGGGTCTTGGCCCAGGTGGCGTAGGCGCCCAGGTTGTTCTTCAGCCAGGTGTCCCCGGAGGACACCGAGCAGTCGTGCATGTCGCTGCACAGGTTCGGGACGACGAAGGAGACCTGCGGCAGCGTCGTGTAGTCGGCCGGGAACTGCGCGAAGGTCTTCGCGCTCGACGTCGGTACGTTGCCGAAGCCGAACCACGGGTTGTGCTTCTGCGCGTACTTGCCGCTGCTGCACGTCGTGGAGCCCTGGCTGGGCAGTGTCTCGTTGTAGCTCGCCCAGGTCCTGCCGGCGGCGATCAGCTCGGAGGCGAGGTTCGGCGCGGAGGAGAAGCCGGGCCTGACGCAGCTGTCGTCCGTGACGCCCTGGGTGGAGCCGGAGAACAGGGCGTAGTAGTTGGGCTGGCTCGGGTGCGTCTCGGCGTAGGACTGGGAGAGGTTGGCGCCCCCGGTCCTGAGCGAGTTGATGTACGGGGCGCTGGAGGAGCCGATCACCTGGCTGTACGCGTGGTTCTCGAAGACCACGACGACCACGTGGTCCGGGGTCGGGACCCCGGCCGCGGCATGGGCGGTGGTGGAACCGCCGAGCCCGGTCCACAGCCCCACGGCGGCCGCGGTGAAGGCGAGG includes:
- a CDS encoding alkaline phosphatase family protein yields the protein MSGTTVYRRRRAVVASALAFTAAAVGLWTGLGGSTTAHAAAGVPTPDHVVVVVFENHAYSQVIGSSSAPYINSLRTGGANLSQSYAETHPSQPNYYALFSGSTQGVTDDSCVRPGFSSAPNLASELIAAGRTWASYNETLPSQGSTTCSSGKYAQKHNPWFGFGNVPTSSAKTFAQFPADYTTLPQVSFVVPNLCSDMHDCSVSSGDTWLKNNLGAYATWAKTHNSLLVVTFDEDNRLSGNKIPTVLYGQQVTAGSSSTTTYNHYDLLRTLEDMHGLPHAGNAASGKDITGIWTS
- a CDS encoding MFS transporter, translated to MYVADSRAGTRAASAEGAVRPRAGRRRAAVAPTVLALGTVSLITDVSSEMVTAVLPLYLVAGLGLSPLGFGLLDGVYNGFSALVRLLGGHLADRGGGRHKWVAGFGYGLSAACKPLLLLAHSLTPIGLVLAADRTGKGLRTAPRDALISLSSTPATRGRAFGVHRAMDTAGALLGPLVAFLILRATVDGYDAVFTVSFCVAVVGVLVLVLFVPGDTRTKAAAQTTEATSSTGPGGSTRSGPPPAGERPARTTPPPTLRAALSLLATPAVRRITLCALLLGLATVSDAFVFLLLQRRLGVPDRWFALLPLGTAAAFLLLAVPLGRLADRIGSRRLFLAGHGALLLVYALLLSAWHGTALPYVVLLLHGGFYAATDGVLMAAASESVPEELRSSGLALVQTGQALARFVCSLGFGAAWTAWGDRTALTVSAVLLTVGVLVALALRPTASEGPA